The following proteins come from a genomic window of Lycium ferocissimum isolate CSIRO_LF1 chromosome 4, AGI_CSIRO_Lferr_CH_V1, whole genome shotgun sequence:
- the LOC132053673 gene encoding secreted RxLR effector protein 161-like — MEKAKAFGAPMSPSTCLETDAPGKDVDEKTYRVMIGSLLYLTASGPDIMFSVCRCTRLLSAPKESHLTTVKRIIRYLIGTQDFGLWYPHSNNFDLFGYPDADFAGDKIDRKSTNGTFQILGESLIPWHSKEQTSIALSTTEAEYLDLGSFGTQLLWMMHQLIDCELSYDSVPIFYENTKFVDSRKSTNRYFYKTLA, encoded by the exons ATGGAAAAAGCCAAAGCTTTTGGGGCACCTATGAGTCCCTCAACGTGCCTCGAGACAGATGCTCCAGGAAAGGATGTCGATGAGAAAACATATCGTGTGATGATAGGATCACTACTTTACCTCACTGCAAGTGGACCGGATATCATGTTCAGTGTATGTAGATGCACTAGACTCTTGTCAGCTCCTAAGGAGTCACACCTTACTACAGTAAAACGGATCATTCGATATCTTATTGGCACTCAAGATTTTGGTCTGTGGTATCCTCACTCTaataattttgacttatttggATATCCAGATGCTGATTTTGCAGGAGATAAAATAGACAGAAAAAGCACCAATGGTACTTTTCAAATATTGGGAGAATCTCTCATCCCTTGGCATAGCAAGGAGCAAACGTCTATTGCTTTATCAACCACTGAGGCTGAATACTTGGATTTAGGAAGTTTTGGAACACAACTACTATGGATGATGCATCAATTGATTGATTGTGAACTATCTTATGATTCAGTGCCTATTTTCTATGAGAACACTA AATTCGTGGATTCCCGTAAATCAACTAACCGATATTTTTACAAAACCCTTGCttga